The Actinocorallia herbida DNA window GTGGGCGGCTACTGGGAGCCGGGCGGCGACGAGCTGACCCCGACGATGAAGTTGCGCCGCAAGCCCATCCACAGCAAGTACGCCGAGGAGATCGAGGGCCTGTACACGTGACGTTCGAGTGGCACGTTCGTTACTGAGGGTGTACGAATCGTGCCATGGCCTTCACGCAGCGTCAGCGTTCGAGTCTTCTGTTCCAGGTGGGGCACGCGATGCGCCATCCGTCGCGCATCCGGCCCTACCTGAGCCGGTACGCCCGCGATCTCGTGCTGCGCGCGGGCGCGCCGGACCACGTCGCCTATTACCGCGAGGTCATGCGCGCCGAGGTGGCCGACAAGAGCCCGTTCGACGCGGTCGGCAGCCCGAGCCACGGGCACTGGCTGCGCAACGGGCGGCGCCAGTTCGACTACCTGTGCGCGCACGGCCTGCGGCCGGGCCACGCGGTGCTGGAGATCGGGTGCGGGAACCTGCGCGCGGGCTGGCGGCTCATCCGGTATCTGGACTCCGGCCGCTACCACGGGATCGACATCTCGCCCGACATCCTGCTCGCGGCGTCCGACACCCTGGTCCAGTACGGCCTCCAGGACAAGCTGCCGCACCTGACGCTGGTCGGTGATCTGACGTTCTCCAGCCTTCCCGACGATCACTTCGACGTCGTCCACGCGCACAGTGTGTTCAACCACACGCCGATCGAGGTGATCGACGAGTGCTTCGCGCACGTGGGCCGGATCATGCGCCGGGACGCGTTCTTCGACCTGACCTTCGACCGCACCGAGCGCGCCGACCACCAGGTTCTCCAGGAGGACTTCTACTACCGCACCGACACCCTCGTCGGCCTCGCGACGGCCCACGGCCTCACGGCCCGCTTCATGGACGACTGGGAGGCGGGCCCGTCCCCCCACAGCAAGCTCCGGCTGACCAGGACGTCCTAGACACGCGCTTTCCAGGGAGCACCGCCGGGCGCGGCCGATCACCGCGACGCCGGAGGCGGCGCTAAGAAGAGCGGCGCATCGACTCCGAGATCTTCTCCGCCGCCGCGACGACGGGGCCGGCGTGGACGCGGCCGGGGGAGCGGGTGAGGCGCTCCAGGGGGCCGGAGACGGAGATCGCGGCGATGACGCGGCCGCCGTTGCCGCGGATGGGGGCGGAGACCGAGCCGACGCCGGGCTCGCGCTCTCCGATGGACTGGGCCCAGTTGCGGCGGCGCACCGAGGCGAGGGTGGCGGCGGTGAACTTGGCGCCGCGCAGTCCCCGGTGGAGCCGGTCGGGCTCCTCCCAGGCGAGCAGGACCTGGGCGGCGGATCCGGCCGTCATGGGCAGGGACGCGCCCACGGGTACCGTGTCACGGAGGCCGCTGGACCGTTCCGCGGCCGCGACGCACACCCGCACGTCGCCCTGCCGCCGGTAGAGCTGGGCGGACTCGCCGGTCAGGTCGCGCAGCTGGGTGAGGATCGGCTGGGCGATCGCCAGCAGGCGGTCCTCGCCCGCGGCGACCGCGAGTTCGGCGAGGCGCGGGCCGAGGATGAACCGGCCCTGGGTGTCGCGGTGCACGATCCGGTGGTGCTCCAGCGCCACGGCCAGCCGGTGGGCCGTGGGGCGGGCCAGACCGGTGGCGGTGACGAGCTGGGCCAGCGACGCGGGGCCGGCTTCGAGGGCGTTGAGGACGAGAACTGCTTTGTCCAGTACGCCGACTCCGCTAGAGTTGTCCATACCTCGATATTGCCGTCTCGATAGATGAGACGCAACTCGACGGAAGATGATGAAGATCTCAACGGAGAGAGGTGCACCGATGGGCCGCACACTGGCCGACAAGGTTTACGACGCGCACGTCGTGCGTCGGGTCGAGGGCGAGCCCGACCTCCTCTACATCGACCTGCACCTCGTCCATGAGGTCACGTCGCCGCAGGCCTTCGACGGCCTGCGGATGTCCGGTCGCCAGGTCCGCCGCCCCGACCTGACGATCTCGACCGAGGACCACAACGTCCCCACCCAGAACATCGACCAGCCGATCGCCGACCCGGTGTCGCGCACCCAGGTCGAGACGCTGCGCAAGAACGCCTCGGAGTTCGGCCTGCGGCTGCACCCGATGGGCGACCGCGGCCAGGGCATCGTGCACGTCATCGGCCCGCAGCTGGGCCTGACCCAGCCCGGCATGACCGTGGTCTGCGGCGACTCCCACACCTCCACGCACGGCGCGTTCGGCGCCCTCGCGCACGGCATCGGCACCTCCGAGGTCGAGCATGTCCTGGCCACCCAGACGCTGCCGCAGATCAAGCCGAAGATGATGGCCGTCACCGTCGAGGGCGCGCTGCCCGCCGGCGTCACCGCCAAGGACCTGGTCCTGGCGATCATCGCCGAGATCGGCACCGGCGGCGGCCAGGGCTACATCATCGAGTACCGCGGCCAGGCGATCCGCGACCTGTCGATGGAAGGCCGCATGACGGTCTGCAACATGTCCATCGAGGCGGGCGCCCGCGCCGGCATGATCGCCCCCGACGAGACCACCTTCGCCTACCTGGAGGGCCGCGAGTCCGCGCCCAAGGGAGCGGACTGGGACACCGCCGTCGCTTACTGGAAGACCCTGAAGACCGACGACGACGCGGTCTTCGACAAGGAGGTCGTCATCGACGCCTCCACGCTGACCCCGTTCGTCACCTGGGGCACCAACCCGGGCCAGGGCCTCCCGCTGGGCGCCTCGGTGCCGTCGCCGGAGGAGTTCACCGACCCGATCGAGCGCCAGGCCGCCGAGCGCGCGCTGGAGTACATGGGCCTGGAGGCCGGCACCCCGCTGCGCGACGTCAAGGTCGACACCGTCTTCGTCGGCTCCTGCACCAACGGCCGCATCGAGGACCTGCGCGCGGTCGCCGGGGTCCTCAAGGGCCGCAAGGTCGCCGAGGGCATGCGCGCGCTGATCGTCCCGGGCTCGGTCCTGGTCAAGATCCAGGCCGAGCAGGAGGGCCTCGACAAGGTCTTCACCGAGGCCGGCGCGGAGTGGCGCGAGGCGGGCTGCTCGATGTGCCTCGCGATGAACCCGGACAAGCTGGTCGCGGGTGAGCGCAGCGCGTCCACCTCGAACCGCAACTTCGAGGGCCGGCAGGGCAAGGGCGGGCGCACCCACCTGGTCTCCCCGGAGGTCGCCGCCGCCACCGCCGTCAAGGGCCGCCTGGCCGCCCCCGCCGACCTGTAGCCGCCCGGCCTGACTGGTCTGAGAAGGAGATCCACGATGGAGAAGTTCACCGTCCACACGGGCCGCGCGGTGCCGCTGCGGCGCAGCAATGTCGACACCGACCAGATCATCCCGGCCGTCTGGCTGAAGATGGTCTCGCGGACCGGCTTCGACAAGGGCCTGTTCTCGGTCTGGCGCGAGGACCCGTCCTTCGTCCTGAACAACCCGGTCTACGAGGGCGCCTCGATCCTGGTCGCGGGCCCCGACTTCGGCACCGGCTCGTCCCGCGAGCACGCGGTGTGGGCGCTCCAGCAGTACGGCTTCCGGGTCGTCATCGCCCCCCGCTTCGGCGACATCTTCCGCAACAACTCCACGAAGATGGGCCTGCTGCCCGTCATCCTGGACGAGAAGATCGTCGAGGAGCTGCAGTCCGCCGCCGAGGCCGACCCGCAGACCGAGATCACGGTCGACCTGGAGGCCCGCGAGGTCCGCTGCGGCGACCTTACCGCCTCCTTCGACCTGGACGACTACACCCGCTGGCGCCTCATCGAGGGCCTGGACGACATCGGCCTGACCCTCCGGCACGCCGACGACATCACCTCCTTCGAGGCGTCCCGTCCGTCCTGGCTGCCGGTCACCCTGTAGGCCCTGCCGCCGAAGAGACCCCGGCCCGCACCAAGGCCAGGAGATGGGCGGCCGCCCACCACGCGCGGCCGCCGTTCGTCCGAGCGCGCGCCCCTCGAACACACAGTTCCGAGGGGCGCGCGTCCGTCTTTCCGGCGGGCCCCGGCGCGCCCGGCCTCCGGCGGTCCCCGCTTCGGGGGTCCCGCGCGGGCGGGCTCCGGCGGACGGCTGCGACAATTGCCGCATGGGTGCTGAGGATGACCGGTCTGGACCGGCCTGGGACGACCCGGTCCTGATGCTGCTCGCCGATCGGCTGCGCACCGCGCACCAGCGGATCGCCCCCCTGCCGCGGGACACGCGGCGGCGGCTGCACCGGCAGCTCCTGGCGATCACCGACCTCGCCAAACGGGACCACGAGCTCGCCGCGCGCCGGCTGACCACGTTCCTCGACGACATGGACGCCGACCCGTCGCACGCCTGACGACCGGAGCGGCTACTCCCAACGAATCCCCATAAGCAGGGCGATATCTGCCTTTGGATTCGCCCATGACATGGGAAAACTCGCGACAAGGTGATTGTGTGGTTCGTGTGATGCCCTTAGTTTCGGGGGCGCAACGGGGGAAGCCGGAGGAGTAAACCCTATGAACAAGCGTGAGCTGGTCGACGCGATCGCCGAACGGCTGAACGGCAGCAAGAAGGACGCCGCCGAAGCCGTCGAGGCGTTCCTCGACACGATCCAGACGACGGTGGCGAAGGGTGAGAAGGTCGCCATCACCGGGTTCGGTTCGTTCGAGAAGGCGCACCGCCCCGCCCGTACCGCGCGGAACCCCGCCACGGGCAAGACGATCGAGGTGGCTGAGACGTCGGTGCCCAAATTCAAGGCCGGCGCCGACTTCAAGAACCTGGTCGCAGGCAAGTGAGTCGCAGGCAGTAACCGTCTGACGCGAGACGCCCGCATGCTCATTGTGCGGGCGTCTTCGTGTTGCCCGGCGGAACCGCCCTCCGGGCTGTGCTCATCGGGGCCCGGTGACGGCTCTTGGGGAGCCCGGCTTCGCCGGGGAGCCTCCCTCCGGGCCGTGCTTACCGGGGGCCTGGTAGCGGGCTCTTGGGGCCCGGTTTCGCCGGGAGTCCGCCACCGGGCTCGCGCTCACCGGCCCGGCTCAGGGCAGGGGGAGCGTCGACAGCGTGATCGCGGTGACGCGGGCGCCGTCGTGGGCGAGGTTGACGCGCTGCCCGAAGCGGAGCAAGCGCAGCCCCCCGGCGGCGAACGCCTCGGCGTCGAAGGGCAGCTCGCTCCCGTCGTCCAGCAGCACGCTGCCGGAGGCGGTCGCGGTGTCGAAGTCCTTCACTGTGCCCTGCATGGCAGCCACCCTAGCCGGGGGAGCACGCCAGGATCAGGGAGGCGACCTCCGCGGTACGCGGTCCGACGCCGAGCCCGAGGGCGGCGCGCAGGTCGTCGAGGGTGTCCACGTCGGTTCTGAGGCTCGCCAGTTCCGGGCAAGGCAGCTCGGCGGCTCCCAGGGCCAGGTGGCGCGCCCGCGAGGCGCCGCCGAAGGCCGGGGAGAAGGACGCCCCGGGCGACGCGGTGTACAGGACGGTCCCCGTGCGCGCGCTGTCGGCGAGGAACCCCTGGGGGTAGGCCGACGCGCAGGAGAGCGCGGAAGCCAGATCATCAGGACGCAGCGCGGGAAGGTCGGCTTGGAGTGCCGCTCGGGGAACCGCTGAGCCTATGGACTCGGCGCCGCGCCGCAGTGCCTCGTTGAGCCCCTGAGGAGTCCCCTCGGGCAGCGTACGGGCGCCCAGGGCGGCGAACTCGGCGGCGGCCGAGGGGTCGCCGGTGACCACGAGCACCTCGGCGACGGCAGGGCAGCGCAGCGCCGCCGCGACGGTGTCCAGCGCCACCGCGAGCGCGAGCGCGGCGCGGTGCGCTCCGGCGGCCCCGGCCAGGCGGGACTTGCCGAGCGTCGGCGGTTTCACCGGGACGATCAGCGTCCATCCGGCGACGACGGTGTTCGACATGACAAGGACGACATTAAGGTGTTCCGATCGCGGCCCCGCCGCCAGCCCGCCAGGAAGGACGCGGTCATGCTCTCCGGCTCCGCCTCCGCCCGCCGCTTCTCGCGCGGCCGGAGGCCGTGCGCTCCGGCCGTCCCGCTGCCCCCGCGCCGAGCGGGCCGGGCCGTCGCGTTCTTTCCCGAGGGCGCCCGCGCCCGCGACCGGACGCGGTGGCCGATGCGCGCCAAGACAGGCGCGGCCCCGCCCGCCCCGGAGACCGGCGTCCCGGCGGTCCCGGCGGCCAGGCGGGGCGCGCATGAGCTGCCTCCCCACCGGCTTGGCGGGCGCCACGCGCCGCCGCGCGAGACGACGGGGGCGGCGGCAGGCGAACCGGTCGACCTGACCGCTTATGCCGACTCGACCCCTGACGCCGATACCCTCAGAGCGGCGACCGGTGAGATCATGCGGAAGATCACGGTGTCGCCGGGCGAGCTGCGGGATCAGGCGCCGCCCGAAAGGCCGTACGTCCATGAGGAGCGTAGACAGACGTGACGCGCGTTGCGGTGATGGGAGCCGGGTCCTGGGGGACCGTCTTCGCGAAGGTCCTGGTGGACGCCGGGAGCGACGTGGTGCTCTGGGGGCGGCGGTCCGAGGTCACCCGTGAGATCAACGAGCGGCACGAGAACACCGAGTACCTGCCCGGGGTGACCCTGCCCGAGCGGCTGCGCGCCACCACCGACGTGGCCGAGGCGCTGGAGGGCGCGGAGTTCGTGTGCCTCGCCGTCCCGGCGCAGACGCTGCGGGAGAACCTCGCGGCGTGGGCGCCGCGGATCCCCGACGGCGCGGTCATGGTCAGCCTGATGAAGGGCATCGAGTCCGGCACCAGCCTGCGGATGTCCGAGGTGATCACCGAGGTGCTTGGCGTCGGGCCCGAGCGCGTCGGCGTGGTCTGCGGGCCGAACCTCGCGCCGGAGATCGCCCGCGAGGAGCCGGGCGCGGCGGTCGCCGCCTGCGCCGACGAGGAGACCGCGCTGCGGCTCCAGGGCGCGTGCATGAACCCCTACTTCCGCGTCTACACCAGCACCGACGTCATCGGCTGCGAGGTCGGCGGCGCGGTGAAGAACGTGATCGCGCTGTGCGTCGGCATAGCCACCGGCCTCGGCTTCGGCGACAGCACCAAGGCGCTGCTCATGACCCGCGGGCTCGCCGAGATCATCCGCCTCGGCGTGACGCTCGGCGCGCAGGAGCCGACCTTCGCGGGCCTCGCCGGGCTGGGCGACCTCGTCGGCACGTGCAGCTCACCGTTCTCCCGCAACCGGACCTTCGGCGAGAACCTGGGCCGGGGCATGACACTGGAGGAGGTCATCGCGGTGACGCGGCAGACCGCCGAGGGCGTCAAGTCCGCGCTGCCGATCCTCTCGCTCGCGCGCGAGCACGCGGTGGAGATGCCGATCACCGAGATCGTCGCCGCGGTCATGCACGACGGGGTGCCGATCGAGGAGGCGTACCTCAAGCTCATGACGCGCTCGCCCAAACCCGAGCGCTACGGCGTCTAGCCGCGAAATCCCACCACCCGCTCACGTGTCGTGACAACATGGTCGCGATGCGTAAGAGAACGAGGGGTGAGAACACCCGGGCCGTCCAGCTTCCCGAACCGCCCGTGCCCGCGCAGCGGCCGTCCGCGCCGCCCGTCTACCGCACGAGCTCCTTCGCGTTCGCGAGCGCGGCGGAGCACGCCGACCTCGTCCACGAGGGCGGCGGCTACCTCTACGGTCGCGTCGACAACCCCACCTGCGACGCGTTCGCCGACGCCGTGGCGGCGCTCGAAGGGGTGGCCGTCGAAGGTGTGCGGGCGCAGGCGTTCGCCTCGGGGATGGCCGCCGTCAGCGCCGTGCTGCTCGCCTTCACCCGGTCCGGAAGTCATGTCGTCGCCCCGCGCGCGCTGTACGGGGGCGTCTACGAGGTGCTCGCCGGGCTGATGTCCCGATTCGGGGTGACCGCCGACTTCGTCGACTTCACCGACCCCGCGCGGGTCAGGGCCGCGCTGCGCCCGACGACCCGGCTGGTGTGGGCCGAGGCGCTGTCGACCCCCGCGATGGAGGTCGCCGACCTGCCCGCGCTGGCCGCCGTCGCGCACGGCGGGGGCGCCCTGTTCGCGGTGGACTCGACCGTCGCCACCCCGGTCCTGTGCCGTCCGCTGGAGTACGGCGCCGACCTCGTCGTCCACTCGGCGACCAAGTACCTGGGCGGGCACGGCGACGCCGTCGGCGGGGTCGTGGCCGGGCGCGCGGACCTCGTCGGGGAGCTGCGGCGCGTCCGGGTCGCCACCGGCGCGGTGCTCGGCCCGGACGACGCGTTCCTGCTGCGCCGCGGGCTGGAGACGCTGCCGCTGCGGGTGCGCCGCCAGTGCGACACCGCCTCCCAGTTCGCCGCGGCGCTGGCCCGGCATCCCGCGGTGGCGGCCGTGGACTACCCGGGCCTGCCCGAACATCCCGGGCACACCCTGGCGCGGCGGCTGTTCGATCGCGGCCCCGAGGGCACCCGCTTCGGCGCCCTGGTGACGGTGACGCCGCACGGCGGCCGGGAGGCCGGGATCGCGCTGTGCGACGCCCTGCGCCTCGCCAGGCCCGCGACGTCCTTCGGCGGGACCCGCACCACGGTCGCCCACCTCGGGACCACCGCGCTGACCGGCCGGGACGACGCGCTGCTCGCGGGCGGCGGGGTCGCGCCGGCCGCCGTGCGGTTCTCCATCGGCCTGGAGGACGCCGAGGATCTGATCAGGGACGCGGCGGAGGCCCTCGACACGCTGCCGGTCGTGGACCACTCTGGGAGTGCGACGGCGGGGGCCGGACGTCTCAGCGAGGAGGCCGTGTCCGGCTGACCGACCGCCGAGGGCGATAGAGTCGGAGCCATCATGCCGGAAAAGATCACAGTCGCCGTGGTGTTCGGCGGCCGAAGCTCAGAGCACGCCATCTCCTGCGTCACCGCGGGCAGCGTCATGGCCGCCATCGACCCCGACCGCTACGAGGTGCTGCCCATCGGCATCGCCCGCGACGGCCGGTGGGTCCTCGCGCGCGATGAGCGGTTGGCGATCAGCGACGGCGCCCTGCCCGAGGTCTCCGGCGACGGCCCCGCGCTCGCGCTGCCGTTCGACCCGGACGCCGCGGGGCTCGTCACCATCGAACCGCACGAGATCCCGCGCGCGCTGGGCAAGGTCGACGTCGTCCTGCCGCTGCTGCACGGCCCGTACGGCGAGGACGGCACCATCCAGGGGATGCTGGAGCTGGCGAACCTGCGCTACGTCGGCGCGGGCGTGCTGGCCAGCGCCGTCGGCATGGACAAGGCGTTCATGAAGCTGGTCTGGCAGGCCCAGGGCCTGCCGGTCGGCCCGTACGTGATCATCACCGACCGCGAGTGGCGGCTGGAGCGCGAGCGCAAGCTGGACGAGGTCAAGCAGCTCGGCTGGCCCGTGTTCGTCAAGCCCGCCCGCGCCGGATCCAGCATGGGCATCTCCAAGGTGAGCCGCGCCGAGGACCTCGTCCCGGCGATCGAGGCGGCCCGCGAGCACGACCCCAAGCTGATCATCGAGTCGGGCATCGAGGGCGTCGAGGTCGAGTGCGGCGTCCTGGAGGGCGTCGGCGACGGACCCAACGAGGCGAGCCTCCCGGCCGAGATCGTCATGCTCGGCGAGCACGACTTCTACGACTTCGAGACCAAGTACCTCGACGGCACCTCGCGGCTGGAGATCCCCGCGGGCCTGCCCGGCGAGGTCGTCGAGCGGCTGCGCGCCACCGCGGTGCGGGCCTTCGACGCGCTCGGCTG harbors:
- a CDS encoding HU family DNA-binding protein translates to MNKRELVDAIAERLNGSKKDAAEAVEAFLDTIQTTVAKGEKVAITGFGSFEKAHRPARTARNPATGKTIEVAETSVPKFKAGADFKNLVAGK
- the leuC gene encoding 3-isopropylmalate dehydratase large subunit translates to MGRTLADKVYDAHVVRRVEGEPDLLYIDLHLVHEVTSPQAFDGLRMSGRQVRRPDLTISTEDHNVPTQNIDQPIADPVSRTQVETLRKNASEFGLRLHPMGDRGQGIVHVIGPQLGLTQPGMTVVCGDSHTSTHGAFGALAHGIGTSEVEHVLATQTLPQIKPKMMAVTVEGALPAGVTAKDLVLAIIAEIGTGGGQGYIIEYRGQAIRDLSMEGRMTVCNMSIEAGARAGMIAPDETTFAYLEGRESAPKGADWDTAVAYWKTLKTDDDAVFDKEVVIDASTLTPFVTWGTNPGQGLPLGASVPSPEEFTDPIERQAAERALEYMGLEAGTPLRDVKVDTVFVGSCTNGRIEDLRAVAGVLKGRKVAEGMRALIVPGSVLVKIQAEQEGLDKVFTEAGAEWREAGCSMCLAMNPDKLVAGERSASTSNRNFEGRQGKGGRTHLVSPEVAAATAVKGRLAAPADL
- a CDS encoding cold-shock protein produces the protein MQGTVKDFDTATASGSVLLDDGSELPFDAEAFAAGGLRLLRFGQRVNLAHDGARVTAITLSTLPLP
- the cofC gene encoding 2-phospho-L-lactate guanylyltransferase, whose protein sequence is MSNTVVAGWTLIVPVKPPTLGKSRLAGAAGAHRAALALAVALDTVAAALRCPAVAEVLVVTGDPSAAAEFAALGARTLPEGTPQGLNEALRRGAESIGSAVPRAALQADLPALRPDDLASALSCASAYPQGFLADSARTGTVLYTASPGASFSPAFGGASRARHLALGAAELPCPELASLRTDVDTLDDLRAALGLGVGPRTAEVASLILACSPG
- a CDS encoding D-alanine--D-alanine ligase family protein, with product MPEKITVAVVFGGRSSEHAISCVTAGSVMAAIDPDRYEVLPIGIARDGRWVLARDERLAISDGALPEVSGDGPALALPFDPDAAGLVTIEPHEIPRALGKVDVVLPLLHGPYGEDGTIQGMLELANLRYVGAGVLASAVGMDKAFMKLVWQAQGLPVGPYVIITDREWRLERERKLDEVKQLGWPVFVKPARAGSSMGISKVSRAEDLVPAIEAAREHDPKLIIESGIEGVEVECGVLEGVGDGPNEASLPAEIVMLGEHDFYDFETKYLDGTSRLEIPAGLPGEVVERLRATAVRAFDALGCEGLARVDFFVTPEHDLVLNEINTMPGFTPTSAFPQMWAATGLEYSELVDRLIQTALARPLGLR
- the leuD gene encoding 3-isopropylmalate dehydratase small subunit; the protein is MEKFTVHTGRAVPLRRSNVDTDQIIPAVWLKMVSRTGFDKGLFSVWREDPSFVLNNPVYEGASILVAGPDFGTGSSREHAVWALQQYGFRVVIAPRFGDIFRNNSTKMGLLPVILDEKIVEELQSAAEADPQTEITVDLEAREVRCGDLTASFDLDDYTRWRLIEGLDDIGLTLRHADDITSFEASRPSWLPVTL
- a CDS encoding IclR family transcriptional regulator; the encoded protein is MDNSSGVGVLDKAVLVLNALEAGPASLAQLVTATGLARPTAHRLAVALEHHRIVHRDTQGRFILGPRLAELAVAAGEDRLLAIAQPILTQLRDLTGESAQLYRRQGDVRVCVAAAERSSGLRDTVPVGASLPMTAGSAAQVLLAWEEPDRLHRGLRGAKFTAATLASVRRRNWAQSIGEREPGVGSVSAPIRGNGGRVIAAISVSGPLERLTRSPGRVHAGPVVAAAEKISESMRRSS
- a CDS encoding class I SAM-dependent methyltransferase; this encodes MAFTQRQRSSLLFQVGHAMRHPSRIRPYLSRYARDLVLRAGAPDHVAYYREVMRAEVADKSPFDAVGSPSHGHWLRNGRRQFDYLCAHGLRPGHAVLEIGCGNLRAGWRLIRYLDSGRYHGIDISPDILLAASDTLVQYGLQDKLPHLTLVGDLTFSSLPDDHFDVVHAHSVFNHTPIEVIDECFAHVGRIMRRDAFFDLTFDRTERADHQVLQEDFYYRTDTLVGLATAHGLTARFMDDWEAGPSPHSKLRLTRTS
- a CDS encoding trans-sulfuration enzyme family protein yields the protein MRKRTRGENTRAVQLPEPPVPAQRPSAPPVYRTSSFAFASAAEHADLVHEGGGYLYGRVDNPTCDAFADAVAALEGVAVEGVRAQAFASGMAAVSAVLLAFTRSGSHVVAPRALYGGVYEVLAGLMSRFGVTADFVDFTDPARVRAALRPTTRLVWAEALSTPAMEVADLPALAAVAHGGGALFAVDSTVATPVLCRPLEYGADLVVHSATKYLGGHGDAVGGVVAGRADLVGELRRVRVATGAVLGPDDAFLLRRGLETLPLRVRRQCDTASQFAAALARHPAVAAVDYPGLPEHPGHTLARRLFDRGPEGTRFGALVTVTPHGGREAGIALCDALRLARPATSFGGTRTTVAHLGTTALTGRDDALLAGGGVAPAAVRFSIGLEDAEDLIRDAAEALDTLPVVDHSGSATAGAGRLSEEAVSG
- a CDS encoding NAD(P)H-dependent glycerol-3-phosphate dehydrogenase, translating into MTRVAVMGAGSWGTVFAKVLVDAGSDVVLWGRRSEVTREINERHENTEYLPGVTLPERLRATTDVAEALEGAEFVCLAVPAQTLRENLAAWAPRIPDGAVMVSLMKGIESGTSLRMSEVITEVLGVGPERVGVVCGPNLAPEIAREEPGAAVAACADEETALRLQGACMNPYFRVYTSTDVIGCEVGGAVKNVIALCVGIATGLGFGDSTKALLMTRGLAEIIRLGVTLGAQEPTFAGLAGLGDLVGTCSSPFSRNRTFGENLGRGMTLEEVIAVTRQTAEGVKSALPILSLAREHAVEMPITEIVAAVMHDGVPIEEAYLKLMTRSPKPERYGV